In the genome of Paenibacillus pabuli, one region contains:
- a CDS encoding YraN family protein: MVEHRSEQGPTSKLTRQQKGRLGEEAACEWLREHNYRILKRNWRCRSGEIDIVASHEGMIIFIEVRSRSGTAQYGTPQESVDIRKMQQVRATASVYLQMTGETNHQIRFDVIAVMLDKAGETVSVDHIINAF, encoded by the coding sequence AAAACTGACTCGTCAGCAAAAAGGACGATTGGGTGAAGAAGCTGCCTGCGAATGGCTCCGGGAGCATAATTATCGCATTTTGAAGCGCAACTGGCGCTGCCGAAGCGGAGAGATTGATATCGTTGCCTCCCATGAAGGCATGATTATTTTTATTGAAGTTCGCAGTAGAAGCGGAACTGCACAGTATGGTACACCCCAGGAGTCGGTAGATATTCGTAAAATGCAGCAGGTACGTGCAACTGCATCTGTATATTTGCAAATGACGGGAGAGACAAATCATCAAATTCGTTTTGATGTGATCGCCGTCATGCTGGATAAAGCAGGCGAAACTGTTTCGGTCGATCATATCATTAATGCATTTTGA
- a CDS encoding paeninodin family lasso peptide translates to MKKIQSDAANKMKQKWMTPQLEVLDISETMNGGEGIWQYVWGGEFWKLEMLVS, encoded by the coding sequence ATGAAAAAAATTCAATCTGATGCGGCAAACAAAATGAAACAGAAGTGGATGACACCGCAATTGGAAGTGTTGGATATTAGCGAAACCATGAACGGTGGTGAAGGGATATGGCAATATGTATGGGGAGGGGAATTTTGGAAGCTCGAAATGTTGGTCAGTTAG
- a CDS encoding carboxypeptidase-like regulatory domain-containing protein has translation MSNQWKWMIRLSVFLIFFGVCGLLHSGSTYAASKNASAEGQVNHLAQTSKIYGKITDMDDFPVKDVNVSIKMHTFEGSEIATKTVKTNSKGEYSFETTIGESIYIIIRPVAKGYLGTINNYNNFYLFPGETTELNFVLYEPSTIVGKVTDQSGKPVVGAVIKATTVSQSVKTDKEGNYAITGIDNYADNEITIQVDAKGYVLYTTNAFPGIGKTMKLNIVLQDAADVSGLVQDEQGRPVAGAMVSIYNLKTITDKQGKYSINRLSPGSSMISVEADGYIKQTIRVTLVKGPNNTFDFILKSNVDKTPPVTKYNLVPLTEVSNGKQYINGFNFKLKATDEVNGSGLKMTQYRINGGEWITFTVPIKIYAPDVKTVEYFSTDVAGNQEKINKMDFVNGKFEGAGSYPY, from the coding sequence ATGAGTAATCAATGGAAATGGATGATTCGTTTAAGTGTGTTTTTAATATTTTTCGGGGTGTGTGGTCTGCTGCATTCTGGATCGACATATGCTGCATCCAAAAATGCTTCTGCGGAGGGGCAAGTTAATCATCTTGCTCAAACTTCAAAAATTTATGGAAAAATTACGGATATGGATGATTTTCCGGTGAAAGATGTAAATGTAAGTATTAAGATGCACACATTCGAAGGCAGCGAAATAGCAACCAAAACAGTTAAAACCAATTCTAAGGGAGAGTACAGTTTTGAAACAACGATAGGTGAAAGCATATACATCATTATTAGACCGGTTGCCAAGGGGTACTTGGGGACCATCAATAATTATAATAACTTTTATTTGTTTCCGGGAGAAACAACGGAATTGAATTTTGTCCTCTATGAGCCTTCGACAATTGTAGGCAAAGTTACTGATCAATCAGGAAAACCTGTTGTGGGTGCTGTCATTAAAGCAACAACAGTCAGCCAATCTGTAAAGACAGACAAGGAGGGCAACTATGCGATTACAGGAATAGATAACTATGCCGACAATGAAATTACGATACAGGTTGATGCAAAAGGGTATGTGCTTTACACAACAAATGCATTTCCAGGCATTGGAAAAACAATGAAATTGAACATAGTACTGCAAGATGCAGCGGATGTTAGTGGCTTGGTGCAAGATGAACAGGGGAGGCCAGTGGCTGGGGCCATGGTATCTATTTATAATCTCAAGACGATAACAGACAAACAAGGCAAGTATTCCATAAATCGATTGTCTCCGGGATCAAGCATGATCTCTGTTGAAGCGGATGGTTATATCAAGCAAACGATTAGGGTAACTTTGGTCAAAGGACCTAACAATACTTTTGATTTTATTCTCAAGAGTAATGTGGACAAAACCCCGCCTGTAACCAAATATAATTTAGTGCCTCTGACAGAGGTATCCAACGGAAAACAATATATTAATGGATTTAATTTTAAATTAAAAGCAACGGACGAAGTTAACGGATCAGGCTTGAAGATGACCCAGTACAGAATTAATGGAGGGGAATGGATCACGTTTACCGTACCAATAAAAATCTATGCTCCTGATGTCAAAACAGTGGAATATTTCAGTACCGACGTCGCCGGCAACCAAGAGAAAATAAACAAAATGGATTTTGTAAACGGGAAGTTTGAAGGCGCAGGATCATACCCGTACTGA
- a CDS encoding nitroreductase family protein encodes MSKSTQTGNVVREAIQNRRTVKKFKKEAVPTQQIIDLLDTAVWAPNHKLREPWRFLLFSGDGLNKLADAIDAEMGEDNKFSANIKQVPAVMLVVMEEDPRQNIWDEDFAAVSALVQNFLLAAWSEDIGTFWVTKPFLYGPKFRKSLGIQAGEKIIGMVYMGYPEVIPSAKERTPAKDKLTIFE; translated from the coding sequence ATGAGTAAATCTACCCAAACGGGTAACGTTGTAAGAGAAGCCATTCAAAATCGTCGTACTGTCAAAAAGTTTAAAAAAGAAGCTGTTCCCACACAGCAGATTATTGATTTATTGGACACAGCCGTATGGGCACCTAATCATAAATTGCGTGAGCCTTGGCGGTTTTTGCTATTTAGTGGAGATGGACTGAACAAGCTGGCAGATGCCATAGATGCCGAGATGGGAGAGGATAATAAGTTTTCTGCGAATATTAAGCAGGTCCCTGCCGTCATGCTTGTTGTTATGGAAGAAGATCCACGCCAGAATATCTGGGATGAAGATTTTGCAGCAGTGAGTGCATTGGTACAGAACTTCCTACTCGCGGCATGGAGTGAAGACATTGGTACGTTCTGGGTAACCAAGCCATTCCTGTATGGACCCAAATTCCGTAAGTCCCTTGGCATTCAGGCTGGAGAAAAAATTATAGGTATGGTTTACATGGGGTATCCAGAGGTTATTCCTTCTGCCAAAGAACGTACACCAGCCAAGGACAAGCTGACTATTTTTGAATAA
- a CDS encoding MarR family winged helix-turn-helix transcriptional regulator: MQNESLKLDNQLCFAIYACSREITKMYQPYLEVLGVTYSQYLVLMVLWEREECTVKEIGEALYLDSGTLTPLLKRLQSAGLIHRERSAQDERKVLITLTDAGRELRHKALSIPEAIQEDACLNSTEFESLLGQFKGLLEKVHQTNTKEARK, encoded by the coding sequence ATGCAGAATGAAAGTTTGAAGCTGGATAATCAATTATGCTTTGCCATATACGCTTGTTCACGTGAGATTACGAAGATGTACCAGCCCTATCTTGAGGTGCTGGGTGTAACCTATTCTCAATACCTGGTCTTGATGGTGTTGTGGGAACGCGAAGAATGTACGGTTAAGGAAATCGGAGAAGCACTTTATCTCGATTCAGGCACACTGACGCCTCTTCTGAAACGTTTGCAGTCAGCAGGACTTATTCACCGCGAACGCTCGGCCCAGGATGAACGAAAAGTATTGATTACACTTACGGACGCCGGACGGGAACTGCGCCATAAAGCCTTGTCTATCCCTGAAGCAATTCAGGAAGATGCGTGTCTGAACAGTACTGAGTTCGAATCTTTGCTGGGACAGTTCAAGGGCCTGCTGGAGAAAGTCCATCAAACCAACACCAAAGAAGCCAGAAAATAA
- the sucC gene encoding ADP-forming succinate--CoA ligase subunit beta — translation MNIHEYQGKEVLKQYGVTVPNGKVAYTVDEAVAAAEALGSPVTVVKAQIHAGGRGKAGGVKVAKSIDEVRAYASEILGKVLVTHQTGPEGKEVKRLLIEEGCDIRKEYYVGVVVDRATGRVVMMASEEGGTEIEEVAEATPEKIFKEVIDPAIGLQVFQARKLAYSIRIPNELVNKAVKFMLALYTAFVEKDCSIAEINPLVVTGDGNVIALDAKLNFDSNALFRHKDILELRDLDEEDEKEIEASKYDLSYIALDGNIGCMVNGAGLAMATMDIIKYYGGDPANFLDVGGGATTEKVTEAFKIILSDAKVAGIFVNIFGGIMRCDVIANGVVEAAKQLGLTKPLVVRLEGTNVELGKRILGESGLNIVPADSMADGAQKIVALVK, via the coding sequence ATGAATATCCATGAATATCAAGGAAAAGAAGTACTGAAACAGTATGGAGTCACCGTTCCAAACGGAAAGGTTGCTTATACAGTCGATGAAGCGGTTGCGGCCGCAGAGGCACTGGGCAGTCCGGTGACTGTAGTCAAAGCGCAAATTCATGCAGGTGGCCGGGGGAAAGCCGGCGGCGTGAAAGTAGCGAAAAGTATCGATGAAGTTCGTGCTTACGCATCCGAAATTTTGGGAAAAGTATTGGTAACACACCAGACTGGACCTGAAGGTAAAGAAGTGAAGCGTCTTCTGATTGAAGAAGGGTGCGATATCCGCAAAGAGTATTATGTGGGTGTTGTTGTGGACCGTGCCACAGGCCGCGTCGTAATGATGGCTTCCGAAGAAGGCGGTACAGAGATCGAAGAAGTAGCTGAAGCTACACCAGAGAAAATTTTCAAAGAAGTTATTGACCCTGCAATTGGATTGCAAGTGTTCCAAGCACGTAAACTGGCGTACAGCATTCGTATTCCGAATGAGTTGGTGAACAAAGCGGTTAAGTTTATGCTTGCGTTGTACACTGCTTTTGTCGAAAAAGATTGCTCCATTGCCGAGATCAATCCACTCGTTGTTACCGGAGATGGAAACGTTATCGCACTGGACGCGAAATTGAATTTTGATTCCAACGCATTGTTCCGTCACAAAGACATTTTGGAACTGCGCGACCTGGATGAAGAAGACGAAAAAGAAATCGAAGCTTCCAAATACGACCTGAGCTACATAGCACTTGATGGCAACATCGGCTGTATGGTTAATGGTGCGGGACTTGCGATGGCGACGATGGATATCATCAAATACTATGGCGGCGACCCGGCCAACTTCCTCGATGTTGGGGGCGGTGCGACAACAGAGAAAGTGACCGAAGCTTTCAAAATCATTTTGTCAGACGCCAAAGTAGCGGGTATCTTCGTTAACATTTTTGGCGGCATTATGCGTTGTGATGTCATTGCCAATGGTGTTGTTGAAGCCGCGAAGCAGCTTGGCCTGACTAAACCGCTGGTTGTTCGTCTTGAAGGAACTAACGTGGAACTTGGTAAGCGTATTTTGGGTGAATCCGGCCTGAATATCGTTCCTGCTGATTCCATGGCAGATGGTGCACAGAAAATTGTTGCCCTCGTAAAATAA
- the sucD gene encoding succinate--CoA ligase subunit alpha yields the protein MSILIDKNTKVITQGITGSTGMFHTKGALDYGTQMVGGVTPGKGGTNVDITLEDGKVVSLPVFNTVQEAKEATGATASVIYVPPAFAADSIMEAVDAELDLVICITEGIPVLDMVKVDRFMEGKDTVLIGPNCPGVITPGECKIGIMPGYIHMPGHVGVVSRSGTLTYEAVHQLSARGIGQSSAVGIGGDPVKGSEFIDILKRFNEDPQTHAVIMIGEIGGTAEEDAAEWVRDNMTKPVVGFIGGVTAPPGKRMGHAGAIISGGKGTAKEKIAKLESCGIKVAPTPAEMGSTLVSVLEERGILNLCTTH from the coding sequence GTGAGTATTTTGATTGATAAAAATACAAAAGTCATTACGCAAGGCATTACGGGTTCAACGGGAATGTTCCACACGAAGGGCGCATTAGACTACGGAACCCAGATGGTAGGCGGCGTTACACCGGGTAAAGGCGGAACCAATGTTGATATCACGCTGGAAGATGGCAAAGTAGTCAGTCTCCCGGTGTTTAATACCGTACAGGAAGCGAAGGAAGCTACTGGCGCAACAGCGAGCGTCATCTACGTTCCTCCGGCATTTGCAGCGGATTCCATCATGGAAGCTGTTGACGCAGAGCTGGATCTCGTGATCTGTATTACGGAAGGTATCCCGGTACTTGATATGGTCAAGGTTGACCGTTTCATGGAAGGCAAAGATACCGTTCTGATCGGACCAAACTGTCCAGGCGTTATTACACCAGGAGAGTGTAAAATCGGCATTATGCCGGGCTATATTCATATGCCTGGTCACGTTGGTGTGGTTTCCCGTAGTGGAACGCTCACGTATGAAGCTGTTCATCAATTGTCTGCACGTGGTATTGGACAATCTTCTGCTGTCGGAATCGGTGGCGACCCGGTTAAAGGCTCCGAGTTCATCGATATCCTGAAACGTTTCAATGAAGATCCGCAGACACATGCGGTTATCATGATCGGCGAAATCGGTGGTACAGCTGAAGAAGATGCTGCAGAGTGGGTTCGCGATAACATGACCAAACCGGTAGTTGGATTTATCGGTGGGGTTACGGCGCCTCCAGGCAAGCGCATGGGTCATGCGGGTGCTATTATCTCTGGTGGTAAAGGTACAGCCAAAGAAAAAATTGCGAAACTCGAATCTTGCGGAATCAAAGTTGCTCCAACGCCTGCTGAAATGGGCTCGACTCTTGTGAGCGTACTTGAAGAACGTGGTATTCTGAATTTGTGCACGACACATTAA
- the dprA gene encoding DNA-processing protein DprA — MEERWILIGLHETEGIGKKTISKLLSGQYQLTELLDYSEGDWIAAGLRKDQAARLTKQFNVDWIEQRQESAYKQGIEVVTYLDQDYPILMKETVQPPWVMYGRGDMELLHTQSIAMVGTRMPTVYGRKIGEKLAEQLCKAGLTIVSGLARGIDSVCHDAALRADGKTIAVFGTGIDNIYPPENTSLAERIAETGLLLSEYPPGTRARQGLFPERNRIIAGLTLGTLVVEADIRSGSLITADAALEAGRDVFAVPGPITSPKSRGSHNLIRQGAKLVTSATDLLEEFRLDLPNTEQLPYNRGRSTERSETSKQGIFPVVKLSSDEQRVIFLLEQEEQSLDQLVEQLNWDFGHLHSVLLSLIIKKQISQLPGTKYARV; from the coding sequence ATGGAAGAACGATGGATTTTGATTGGGTTGCATGAAACGGAGGGTATTGGTAAAAAAACAATCTCGAAACTGCTGTCAGGACAATATCAACTGACGGAGTTGCTGGATTATTCAGAAGGAGATTGGATCGCTGCGGGGTTGCGCAAGGATCAAGCTGCACGTCTAACCAAACAATTCAATGTCGACTGGATTGAGCAAAGACAAGAGAGTGCTTATAAACAGGGGATTGAGGTCGTTACCTATCTGGATCAGGACTATCCTATATTAATGAAGGAAACCGTTCAGCCACCCTGGGTAATGTACGGTCGCGGAGATATGGAGCTGTTGCACACTCAATCCATTGCAATGGTAGGAACCCGCATGCCCACTGTATACGGACGCAAAATTGGTGAGAAGCTGGCGGAGCAATTATGCAAGGCTGGCTTGACCATTGTAAGCGGGCTTGCGAGAGGAATAGATAGCGTGTGTCACGATGCGGCTCTTCGTGCAGATGGCAAAACCATTGCAGTGTTTGGGACAGGAATTGACAACATCTATCCTCCTGAAAATACAAGTCTTGCCGAACGAATTGCCGAAACAGGACTACTCTTGTCGGAATATCCTCCGGGTACACGTGCCCGTCAAGGGTTATTTCCAGAACGTAATCGAATCATTGCAGGGTTAACCCTCGGTACATTGGTCGTTGAGGCTGATATCCGAAGCGGCTCACTCATTACTGCAGATGCAGCGCTCGAAGCGGGAAGAGACGTGTTTGCAGTCCCAGGTCCCATTACTTCTCCCAAAAGTCGAGGCTCACACAATTTGATTCGTCAGGGGGCAAAATTGGTGACCTCCGCCACAGATTTATTGGAAGAGTTTCGATTGGACTTGCCAAATACGGAGCAACTTCCTTACAATAGAGGACGTTCGACGGAACGCAGTGAAACTTCCAAGCAAGGAATATTCCCTGTTGTAAAACTATCCTCAGATGAACAACGAGTTATTTTTCTGCTGGAGCAGGAGGAGCAATCACTGGACCAACTTGTGGAACAGCTCAACTGGGATTTTGGACATTTGCATTCAGTTCTGTTATCTTTAATCATAAAAAAGCAGATTAGCCAATTACCTGGGACCAAATACGCAAGGGTATGA
- the topA gene encoding type I DNA topoisomerase, which yields MADALVIVESPSKAKTIGKYLGSKFIVKASMGHVRDLPKSQIGVEVENDFNPKYITIRGKGSILKELKDARKKVKKVYLAADPDREGEAIAWHLAHALELDDTADCRVVFNEITKQAVKDAFKTPRKINMDLVNAQQARRILDRLVGYKISPLLWKKVKKGLSAGRVQSVAVKIILDRENEINDFEPEEYWSITAKLTADGNPFEAKFHQLNGTKTELGSEAEVQAILKQIEGASFTVKEVKEKERSRNPSAPFTTSSLQQEAARKLNFRASKTMSVAQQLYEGVDLGKEGTVGLITYMRTDSTRIAASAQEEAKEYIIGKYGEPFAPETPRNYSKKAANAQDAHEAIRPTSILRDPDSIKSFMSRDQFRLYKLVWERFIASQMSSAILDTLSVDIAAGDTIFRAAGSKVRFQGFMKVYVEGNDDGTTEEDRLLPPLKNGDVLENREIEPKQHFTQPPPRYTEARLVKTLEELGIGRPSTYAPTLETIQKRGYVAIEEKKFMPTELGELVIEQMEEFFPEILNVEFTANMEGDLDHVEEGSEDWVKVLAEFYESFEKRLEFAEEEMKEIEIEDEVSDEICEKCGKPLVYKLGRFGKFLACSGFPDCRNTKPIIKDIGVTCPKCKEGHVVERRSKKGRIFYGCDKYPECDFVSWDKPSAKPCPSCGSLMIEKRNKQGTRLQCTSCDHQEPVEEPEEE from the coding sequence ATGGCGGATGCACTCGTAATCGTGGAGTCGCCCTCAAAGGCGAAGACGATCGGCAAATATTTAGGCAGCAAGTTCATCGTAAAAGCTTCGATGGGACATGTGCGCGATTTGCCAAAGAGTCAGATCGGCGTTGAGGTAGAGAACGATTTTAATCCGAAATATATTACGATCCGCGGCAAAGGTTCAATTTTGAAAGAACTGAAGGATGCACGAAAGAAAGTGAAAAAAGTGTATCTCGCAGCTGACCCGGATCGCGAAGGAGAGGCTATTGCTTGGCACTTGGCCCATGCACTTGAACTGGACGATACGGCGGATTGCCGAGTAGTATTTAATGAAATTACGAAACAGGCTGTCAAAGATGCGTTCAAAACACCGCGCAAGATTAATATGGATCTGGTTAACGCGCAGCAAGCAAGACGTATTCTTGATCGGCTTGTTGGATATAAAATAAGTCCTTTATTATGGAAGAAAGTCAAAAAAGGATTGTCCGCTGGCCGCGTTCAGTCGGTGGCCGTCAAAATCATTTTGGATCGTGAAAATGAAATTAATGATTTTGAACCGGAAGAGTACTGGAGTATTACTGCCAAACTGACAGCGGATGGAAACCCGTTTGAAGCCAAGTTCCATCAGTTGAACGGTACCAAAACCGAACTTGGCAGTGAGGCAGAAGTACAGGCTATTTTAAAACAGATCGAAGGGGCTTCTTTTACAGTCAAAGAAGTTAAAGAAAAAGAACGCAGCCGTAACCCTTCTGCTCCGTTTACAACGAGTTCTCTGCAGCAGGAAGCCGCACGTAAATTGAATTTCAGAGCTTCCAAGACGATGTCTGTTGCCCAGCAGCTATATGAAGGGGTAGACCTCGGAAAAGAAGGCACAGTAGGTCTCATAACGTATATGCGTACAGACTCTACCCGAATTGCAGCATCGGCTCAGGAAGAAGCGAAGGAATACATTATTGGCAAGTACGGTGAGCCATTTGCACCAGAGACGCCTAGAAACTATTCCAAAAAGGCAGCCAATGCTCAAGACGCGCATGAAGCGATTCGTCCAACTTCGATATTACGTGATCCGGATTCAATCAAATCGTTTATGAGCCGCGATCAATTCCGGTTGTACAAACTGGTTTGGGAACGTTTTATAGCGAGCCAAATGTCATCTGCTATTCTGGATACATTATCTGTGGACATTGCTGCAGGAGATACAATTTTCCGGGCAGCGGGTTCCAAGGTTCGTTTTCAGGGATTCATGAAGGTGTATGTAGAAGGTAATGATGACGGTACAACAGAAGAAGATCGCCTGCTGCCTCCATTGAAAAATGGAGATGTGCTGGAGAATCGGGAGATTGAGCCAAAACAGCACTTTACTCAACCGCCACCACGCTATACGGAAGCAAGGTTGGTCAAAACGCTGGAGGAACTGGGTATAGGGCGTCCGAGTACATATGCGCCAACGCTGGAGACCATTCAAAAGCGCGGATATGTTGCAATCGAAGAGAAGAAATTCATGCCAACGGAACTGGGTGAACTGGTCATTGAACAGATGGAGGAGTTTTTCCCGGAAATCCTGAATGTGGAGTTCACTGCGAACATGGAAGGTGATCTTGACCATGTAGAGGAAGGGTCGGAGGATTGGGTCAAAGTACTCGCAGAATTCTACGAATCTTTTGAGAAACGTCTGGAGTTTGCAGAAGAAGAAATGAAAGAAATTGAGATTGAAGATGAAGTATCGGATGAAATATGTGAGAAGTGCGGCAAACCGCTCGTTTATAAGCTGGGTCGATTCGGCAAGTTTCTCGCATGTTCCGGATTTCCGGATTGCCGGAATACCAAGCCAATTATCAAGGATATCGGTGTAACCTGTCCGAAATGTAAGGAAGGGCATGTTGTTGAACGCCGCAGTAAAAAGGGACGCATTTTCTACGGCTGCGACAAGTATCCTGAATGTGATTTTGTATCATGGGATAAGCCATCAGCGAAACCATGTCCAAGTTGCGGATCACTAATGATTGAGAAGCGGAACAAACAGGGGACACGATTACAGTGTACTTCATGTGATCATCAAGAGCCGGTGGAGGAACCGGAAGAAGAATGA
- the trmFO gene encoding FADH(2)-oxidizing methylenetetrahydrofolate--tRNA-(uracil(54)-C(5))-methyltransferase TrmFO, translating into MILTNEQQVTVIGAGLAGTEAAWQIASRGVRVKLYEMRPVVKTPAHHTDKFAELVCSNSLRANGLTNAVGVLKEEMRMLNSLVLGAADRHAVPAGGALAVDRDGFSGEITSTLHQHPLIEVVNEELTSLPEDGIVVVATGPLTSPALSEQIKALMGEEYFYFYDAAAPIIEKDSIDMNKVYLASRYDKGEAAYLNCPMTEEEFDVFYEALITAEVAQLKEFEKEIYFEGCMPIEVMMKRGKQTALFGPMKPVGLVNPHTGELPHAVVQLRQDNAAGTLYNLVGFQTHLKWGEQKRVFSLIPGLENAEFVRYGVMHRNTFINSPKLLRPTYQFKERPNLFFAGQMTGVEGYVESAASGLIAGMNAAKAALGQELVVLPVETTLGSMAQYITTADFKHFQPMNANFGLLPKLETKIRNKKEKNEALAQRALDGIARFAAEEGLTVPERV; encoded by the coding sequence ATGATTTTGACAAATGAACAACAAGTAACCGTTATTGGTGCTGGGCTCGCAGGAACAGAAGCAGCTTGGCAGATTGCAAGTCGTGGTGTGCGTGTAAAACTTTACGAGATGAGACCGGTTGTAAAAACGCCGGCTCACCATACGGATAAATTTGCAGAGCTGGTGTGCAGCAACTCGCTGCGTGCCAATGGGTTGACCAACGCAGTCGGTGTATTGAAGGAAGAGATGAGAATGCTTAATTCTCTCGTCTTGGGTGCAGCAGACCGTCATGCAGTTCCAGCAGGTGGAGCACTTGCTGTAGACCGGGATGGATTCTCAGGAGAGATTACATCTACGCTTCATCAGCATCCACTCATCGAAGTAGTCAATGAGGAGCTGACTTCTTTGCCGGAAGACGGAATCGTTGTTGTTGCAACGGGGCCTTTGACTTCACCGGCATTGTCCGAGCAAATCAAGGCCCTTATGGGAGAAGAATACTTCTACTTCTATGATGCGGCTGCACCAATTATCGAAAAAGATTCCATTGATATGAATAAAGTGTATCTGGCTTCACGTTATGATAAGGGCGAAGCAGCGTACTTGAACTGTCCAATGACAGAAGAGGAATTCGATGTATTCTATGAAGCATTGATCACAGCGGAAGTAGCTCAACTGAAAGAGTTTGAGAAGGAAATTTACTTCGAAGGCTGTATGCCGATCGAAGTTATGATGAAGCGTGGTAAACAAACGGCTTTGTTTGGTCCGATGAAACCTGTAGGACTCGTCAATCCGCATACTGGGGAACTGCCTCATGCTGTTGTTCAGCTTAGACAGGACAATGCAGCAGGAACACTGTACAATCTGGTTGGGTTCCAGACGCATCTGAAATGGGGAGAACAAAAGCGTGTCTTTTCTTTGATCCCTGGACTTGAAAATGCGGAATTCGTCCGTTATGGCGTAATGCACCGTAATACATTTATCAATTCTCCCAAATTGCTTCGTCCAACATATCAGTTCAAAGAGCGTCCGAACCTGTTCTTTGCAGGTCAAATGACGGGTGTAGAAGGTTATGTAGAATCTGCGGCATCCGGTTTAATCGCGGGTATGAATGCAGCCAAAGCAGCGCTTGGACAAGAATTGGTGGTATTGCCAGTGGAGACTACATTGGGCAGTATGGCACAGTATATTACAACAGCAGATTTCAAACATTTCCAGCCCATGAATGCAAACTTCGGATTGCTGCCGAAGCTGGAAACTAAAATACGCAATAAAAAGGAAAAGAATGAAGCACTTGCGCAGCGTGCACTGGATGGCATTGCCCGTTTTGCAGCAGAAGAAGGTCTAACCGTTCCGGAACGCGTGTAA
- the hslV gene encoding ATP-dependent protease subunit HslV, which translates to MDMSFHATTICAVRHNGKAAIAGDGQVTMGQSVVMKNTAKKVRRLYRGQVVAGFAGSVADAITLFEKFEGKLEEHHGNLQRAAVELAKDWRQDRILRKLEALLIVMDKTGMLLISGGGEIIEPDDDVIAIGSGGNFALSAARALKRHAVNLEAKDIARESLQIASELCVYTNNNIIVEEL; encoded by the coding sequence ATGGATATGTCATTTCATGCTACAACGATCTGTGCAGTTCGTCATAATGGAAAAGCAGCGATTGCCGGCGATGGTCAGGTGACCATGGGGCAAAGTGTTGTGATGAAAAATACAGCCAAGAAGGTAAGACGTTTATATCGTGGGCAGGTTGTGGCTGGTTTTGCTGGTTCCGTAGCGGACGCCATAACCTTGTTTGAAAAATTCGAAGGTAAGCTGGAGGAGCACCATGGCAATCTGCAGCGCGCAGCGGTAGAGCTCGCCAAGGATTGGCGCCAGGATCGGATTTTGCGCAAGCTGGAAGCACTCCTTATTGTGATGGATAAAACAGGTATGCTGCTGATTTCAGGTGGGGGCGAAATTATTGAACCGGATGATGACGTTATCGCCATTGGTTCTGGTGGAAACTTCGCCTTGTCTGCTGCGCGTGCATTAAAACGCCATGCAGTGAATCTGGAAGCAAAAGACATCGCTCGTGAATCACTCCAGATTGCTTCTGAGTTATGCGTATATACCAACAATAATATTATTGTTGAAGAGTTGTAA